The following proteins are co-located in the Flavobacterium sp. CECT 9288 genome:
- a CDS encoding CvpA family protein — protein sequence MSFLDIILGALLAFAGFKGLKNGLFVELASLVSLVLGIYLAIKFSFFSKEIISGFVNWNPNTIQVIAFMITFLIVVVAVTFLGKFLTGIASFAFLGWANSIGGGFFRILKTVLILGIVFSIFEKINYNHILVKKETLDKSIFYNPVQKTAAYLYPSLQEWYSSLKKKNKE from the coding sequence ATGAGTTTTCTAGATATTATATTAGGTGCATTACTAGCTTTTGCTGGGTTTAAAGGTTTAAAAAATGGTCTTTTTGTTGAACTAGCTTCCTTAGTTTCGTTAGTATTAGGAATCTATTTAGCTATTAAATTTTCATTTTTTTCAAAAGAAATCATTTCGGGATTTGTAAACTGGAATCCCAATACCATCCAAGTAATAGCATTTATGATTACGTTTTTAATCGTTGTTGTAGCAGTAACATTTTTAGGTAAATTCCTCACTGGGATAGCGAGTTTTGCTTTCTTGGGATGGGCCAATTCTATAGGTGGTGGTTTTTTTAGAATATTAAAAACCGTTTTGATCTTAGGAATTGTATTTTCAATTTTTGAAAAAATAAATTACAATCATATATTGGTCAAGAAAGAAACGCTTGACAAATCCATATTTTATAATCCCGTTCAAAAAACTGCTGCTTACCTCTATCCTTCCTTACAAGAGTGGTATAGCAGTTTGAAGAAAAAAAATAAAGAATAA
- a CDS encoding tetratricopeptide repeat protein, whose translation MKNILYIFLFSTQFFFAQSGFENGNALYGKGKYTEAAAAYESVLKNNQHSSELYFNLGNAYYKLNQVAPAIYNYEKALVLNPENVEAAGNLKFAQKRTIDEFKVIPKVGFAKLIQDFTGQFDYDVWGKIALGFSFLFFTFFLVYYFSRKPILKRVFFTAMSIAFVLLLVVLSAAFFEKKYYYSERPAIVFAEKTDVKKEPREGGKPLLAIHEGAKVYVFETIGKWKKIQLTDGTFGWIESSAIKEVK comes from the coding sequence ATGAAAAACATACTGTACATATTTTTATTTTCAACCCAATTTTTCTTTGCCCAAAGTGGCTTTGAGAACGGCAACGCTTTATATGGAAAAGGAAAGTATACTGAGGCTGCAGCGGCTTATGAAAGTGTTTTAAAAAACAACCAACACTCATCAGAGTTGTATTTTAATTTGGGTAATGCCTACTATAAGCTTAATCAAGTTGCGCCAGCTATTTACAATTATGAGAAAGCCCTTGTACTAAATCCAGAAAACGTTGAGGCGGCAGGTAACTTAAAATTCGCCCAAAAAAGAACCATTGATGAGTTTAAGGTGATTCCTAAAGTAGGCTTTGCAAAACTCATACAAGACTTCACGGGACAGTTTGACTATGACGTTTGGGGAAAGATTGCCTTAGGTTTTTCATTTTTATTTTTCACGTTCTTTTTGGTGTATTATTTTTCTCGAAAACCAATTTTAAAAAGAGTGTTCTTTACGGCTATGAGTATTGCTTTTGTATTGCTTTTGGTAGTACTTTCGGCAGCTTTTTTTGAGAAAAAGTATTATTATTCTGAACGACCGGCGATCGTTTTTGCCGAAAAAACAGATGTGAAAAAAGAACCGAGAGAAGGCGGAAAACCTTTGTTAGCAATACATGAAGGAGCCAAAGTCTACGTTTTTGAAACTATTGGAAAATGGAAAAAAATCCAACTCACAGATGGAACTTTTGGTTGGATTGAAAGTAGTGCGATTAAGGAAGTGAAGTAG
- a CDS encoding GxxExxY protein: protein MTENEISKIVFESALKVHKALGPGLLESTYEECLFYELKKSNLKVEKQKALPLIYEEVKLDVGYRIDLLIENKFIVEVKSVEALTDVHLAQLLTYLRLSDCRLGLLINFNVKLLKEGVRRVINGAL, encoded by the coding sequence ATGACGGAGAACGAAATATCAAAAATTGTATTTGAAAGTGCTTTAAAAGTTCACAAAGCTTTAGGTCCCGGACTGCTTGAAAGTACTTATGAAGAATGCTTATTTTATGAACTTAAAAAAAGTAATTTAAAAGTAGAAAAGCAGAAAGCGCTTCCTTTGATTTATGAAGAGGTAAAGTTAGATGTGGGTTATAGGATTGATTTGTTAATTGAAAATAAGTTTATCGTTGAGGTAAAATCTGTTGAAGCTTTGACGGATGTTCACTTAGCTCAACTGTTAACCTATTTGAGATTGTCAGATTGTAGATTAGGATTACTAATTAATTTTAATGTTAAATTGCTAAAAGAAGGCGTAAGAAGAGTTATAAATGGAGCACTTTAA
- a CDS encoding BatD family protein — protein MKKYIAAIVLLVCSTLSAQVQFEARVSKTTLGLNERLRIDFMMNVDGDNFVQPSFDGFRIIAGPSQQVSQSWVNGRSSFEKAYSYFLVPNQKGTFVIKSAAIEYNGQIYKTAPIKITVTAATEQPRDPNDPQISGDENLYLVADVSKTNPYLNEPVTVVYKLYFANIGITNLGETSKPKYNDFWSQNIEIKQLVAEEGIFKGQNFRYIVLKKVVLYPQKSGRLKIEPLSLSVDVQLPTNRRDMFGRMLLTETTKRVSAGAKTINVKPLPEAGKPDDFTGAVGNFDFKVTPSKTNLKHGESLDLVVSVTGKGNLKLFSLPKPVVPNALEMYDAVHSEDISTPLSGMAGKSVDSYAIVPQYKGNYPVKPMQFSYFDLSSGTYKTLRSPEIMIHVLDGPTPVDSTATKGNKNKIAAVEEFKNIKSKTNFVPINKKDFLGSNMFTGLLLLPFLLIPLIVLFKKKKEAMDGDVAGNRVRMNNKLAKKYLSEAKKQINNKELFYVALEKAMHNFLKAKLNIETSEMSKDNIQELLLSRNANPEAVTDFITLTENCEIARYAPSSSVTIQQDFDKAVVIISDLEKQIT, from the coding sequence ATGAAAAAATACATTGCAGCGATTGTTTTATTAGTGTGCAGCACGCTGAGTGCTCAGGTTCAATTTGAGGCCAGAGTAAGCAAAACCACGTTAGGCCTAAATGAAAGATTGCGTATTGATTTTATGATGAATGTAGACGGCGATAATTTCGTGCAGCCATCTTTTGATGGTTTCAGAATTATTGCCGGACCTAGTCAGCAAGTGAGTCAGTCATGGGTTAATGGACGAAGCTCTTTTGAAAAAGCATATTCTTATTTTTTGGTTCCCAATCAAAAAGGAACTTTTGTAATCAAGTCGGCGGCTATTGAGTACAACGGGCAAATTTACAAAACAGCACCTATAAAGATAACGGTTACTGCAGCTACAGAGCAGCCTAGAGATCCTAACGATCCTCAAATTTCTGGTGATGAAAACTTATATTTGGTTGCTGATGTTTCTAAGACTAATCCATATCTCAATGAGCCAGTTACGGTTGTATATAAATTGTATTTTGCAAACATTGGCATTACAAATCTTGGGGAAACAAGTAAACCCAAATACAATGATTTTTGGAGTCAAAACATTGAAATAAAACAACTAGTTGCCGAAGAAGGCATTTTTAAAGGTCAAAATTTCAGGTATATTGTTCTTAAGAAAGTAGTATTGTATCCTCAAAAATCGGGTAGACTTAAAATTGAGCCACTGTCCTTATCTGTTGATGTGCAATTGCCTACGAACCGTAGAGATATGTTTGGTAGAATGCTACTCACCGAAACTACAAAAAGAGTTTCGGCTGGAGCCAAAACAATAAACGTAAAACCACTACCTGAAGCAGGCAAACCAGATGATTTTACTGGTGCAGTGGGTAATTTTGATTTTAAAGTTACTCCATCAAAAACTAATTTAAAACATGGTGAAAGCCTAGATTTGGTTGTGAGCGTTACCGGAAAAGGGAATTTAAAACTATTTAGTTTGCCAAAGCCCGTAGTTCCAAATGCTCTGGAAATGTATGATGCCGTTCACAGCGAAGATATTAGCACACCGCTATCTGGAATGGCAGGAAAATCAGTTGATAGTTATGCTATAGTTCCGCAATACAAAGGGAATTATCCGGTAAAACCAATGCAGTTTTCATATTTTGATTTAAGTTCTGGAACCTATAAAACCTTACGTTCGCCGGAAATCATGATACATGTACTTGATGGGCCTACGCCTGTAGATTCTACCGCTACAAAGGGTAATAAAAATAAAATTGCGGCTGTAGAAGAATTTAAAAACATTAAGTCAAAGACTAATTTTGTTCCAATAAATAAGAAAGATTTTTTAGGTTCTAATATGTTTACGGGGTTGTTATTACTTCCTTTTTTATTGATCCCGCTGATTGTGTTGTTCAAAAAGAAGAAAGAAGCTATGGATGGTGATGTTGCTGGAAACAGAGTCCGCATGAATAACAAGCTGGCCAAGAAATATTTATCAGAAGCCAAGAAACAAATCAATAATAAAGAACTGTTTTATGTGGCATTAGAAAAAGCGATGCATAATTTCTTGAAAGCCAAACTAAATATTGAAACCTCAGAAATGAGTAAGGATAATATTCAAGAATTATTGTTGTCTCGTAATGCAAATCCAGAAGCGGTAACCGATTTTATTACACTTACTGAAAATTGTGAAATAGCGCGTTATGCACCTTCATCAAGTGTCACGATTCAACAGGATTTTGACAAAGCGGTAGTTATAATTTCGGATTTAGAAAAACAAATTACTTAA
- a CDS encoding tetratricopeptide repeat protein, protein MKRFKIIIVAFLIGAFCGTAGLLAQQKDRILPKANQEYADNKFADAEANYRISDSKFPNKAAAPFNLGNSIYKQKQSSEAKFAFAKALKNSKTRPEKHRAFHNLGNVFMNEKDYTQAVEAYKNALRNDPTDEETRYNYALAKKMLKDNPPKDDKKKDDKKDKDKDKKDDKKDGEKDKKDDKGKDKKDDKGDQDKQNKDPKPNEKGEPKPAPGGISKDRLENLLDAVNKEEKKIQDKVNVQKVKGKPVKTEKDW, encoded by the coding sequence ATGAAAAGATTTAAAATAATTATAGTTGCTTTTTTAATCGGTGCTTTTTGCGGTACAGCCGGATTGCTTGCGCAACAAAAAGACCGAATTTTGCCCAAAGCAAACCAAGAATATGCGGACAATAAATTTGCGGATGCTGAAGCCAATTATCGAATTTCGGATTCAAAATTCCCTAATAAAGCTGCTGCGCCTTTTAATCTTGGAAACAGTATCTACAAACAAAAACAGTCTAGTGAAGCCAAATTTGCTTTTGCGAAAGCCTTAAAAAACTCGAAAACAAGACCCGAAAAACACCGTGCTTTTCATAACCTAGGAAATGTATTTATGAATGAAAAGGATTATACTCAAGCCGTAGAAGCCTATAAAAATGCGTTGCGTAATGATCCAACGGATGAGGAAACACGTTATAATTATGCCTTGGCTAAAAAAATGCTAAAAGACAATCCGCCGAAGGACGACAAGAAAAAAGACGACAAGAAAGATAAGGATAAGGATAAAAAAGACGACAAGAAAGACGGAGAAAAAGATAAAAAAGACGACAAGGGAAAAGATAAAAAGGACGACAAAGGGGATCAGGATAAGCAAAATAAAGATCCGAAACCAAATGAAAAAGGAGAGCCTAAACCTGCGCCAGGAGGAATCTCTAAAGACCGTTTAGAAAATCTTTTAGACGCTGTAAACAAAGAGGAAAAGAAAATTCAAGACAAGGTTAATGTCCAAAAAGTAAAAGGAAAACCAGTTAAAACAGAAAAAGATTGGTAA
- a CDS encoding VWA domain-containing protein has protein sequence MELDEKKYLYLLLILPLVVLVFLFNLYWKRKKQREFGDLEMVKKLSPDSSMFKPVLKIVILILALLGLIIGLVNPKIGTKMETVKREGIDIVFAVDVSKSMLAEDVAPSRLDKSKQIVSQIINQLGSDRIGIVAYAGSAFPVLPITTDYSVAKMFLQSMNTDMVSSVGTSFNEAIKLSSTYFDDKKTSKLLIMISDGEDHNEGAEAAAEEAAKLGIKIITIGVGTEKGGTIPLKRNGVVEGFKKDSNNEVVITKLVPESLTLIAKTTKGGYVNGNNTKEVLEYVKNALNNIQKTEFEATEMADFQSQFQWFLGFAFLMLFADVFLLERKTSWVKKLDLFNENK, from the coding sequence ATGGAATTAGACGAAAAAAAATATTTATACCTCTTATTGATACTGCCTCTAGTAGTGTTGGTTTTTTTATTCAATTTATATTGGAAAAGAAAAAAACAACGCGAATTTGGTGATTTAGAAATGGTAAAAAAACTGAGTCCAGACAGCTCCATGTTTAAACCTGTTCTAAAAATTGTAATTCTTATTTTGGCTTTACTAGGGCTTATTATTGGTCTTGTAAACCCAAAGATTGGAACTAAAATGGAAACGGTAAAACGCGAAGGAATTGATATTGTTTTTGCTGTGGATGTCTCCAAAAGTATGCTGGCCGAAGATGTAGCGCCAAGCCGATTGGACAAAAGCAAGCAAATTGTTTCGCAAATTATCAACCAGCTTGGTAGTGACCGTATAGGAATTGTTGCCTATGCCGGGAGTGCTTTTCCAGTGTTGCCCATCACTACGGATTATAGTGTGGCTAAAATGTTTTTACAAAGCATGAATACAGATATGGTTTCCTCTGTAGGGACATCATTTAATGAGGCTATCAAGTTATCATCTACTTATTTTGATGATAAGAAAACGAGCAAGCTTTTAATTATGATTTCAGATGGAGAAGATCATAATGAGGGTGCAGAAGCTGCAGCAGAAGAAGCCGCTAAACTCGGAATTAAAATTATCACTATAGGAGTAGGTACCGAAAAAGGAGGAACAATTCCACTAAAACGAAACGGTGTTGTTGAAGGTTTTAAAAAAGACAGCAATAATGAAGTTGTAATTACAAAGTTGGTGCCTGAAAGTTTAACATTGATTGCAAAAACCACAAAAGGAGGGTATGTAAACGGAAATAACACAAAAGAAGTTTTAGAGTATGTCAAAAATGCACTAAACAATATTCAAAAAACCGAATTTGAAGCTACAGAAATGGCCGATTTTCAATCGCAATTTCAATGGTTTTTAGGCTTTGCCTTTTTGATGTTATTTGCAGATGTTTTTCTATTGGAAAGAAAAACAAGTTGGGTTAAGAAATTGGATTTATTTAACGAGAATAAATAA
- a CDS encoding VWA domain-containing protein, producing the protein MDKITFLNPEFFWLFVLIPIVVFWFFQKNKQQSATLKMSSLEGFKGSESFLTKLKPMLNVLRVLSLCSLIVALARPRTVDISNKTKTTKGIDIVMAIDVSGSMLAKDLKPNRMEALKRVAADFVQERPNDRIGLVVYASEAYTKTPVTSDKAVILNAINSIKYDNVLQDGTGIGMGLATAVNRLKDSQAKSKVVILLTDGVNNAGFIEPETASDIAKQYGIKVYTVGIGTNGMAMFPYAIAPNGKFLFQMMKVEIDEQLMKNIAKKTDGKYFRATSNNKLAEIYASINKLETTEIEELKFYDYDEKFRPFIWLAGFLVLLEVGLRNTVFRSFV; encoded by the coding sequence ATGGACAAAATCACTTTTTTAAACCCAGAATTTTTTTGGTTGTTTGTATTAATCCCAATTGTTGTTTTTTGGTTTTTCCAAAAAAACAAGCAGCAATCGGCTACCTTGAAAATGAGTTCATTGGAAGGATTCAAAGGTTCAGAATCATTTTTGACCAAGTTAAAACCCATGTTAAACGTGTTGCGAGTACTCTCCTTATGCTCATTAATCGTTGCATTGGCACGACCAAGAACGGTAGACATTAGCAATAAAACGAAAACTACAAAAGGGATTGATATTGTAATGGCAATTGACGTATCAGGAAGTATGCTTGCCAAAGATTTGAAACCTAATAGAATGGAAGCCCTCAAGAGAGTAGCAGCCGATTTTGTTCAAGAAAGACCAAATGACCGAATTGGGCTTGTGGTTTATGCCTCTGAAGCGTATACAAAAACACCAGTAACCAGTGATAAAGCTGTTATTCTTAATGCCATTAACAGCATTAAATATGACAATGTTTTGCAAGACGGAACCGGAATAGGTATGGGACTAGCAACTGCAGTAAACAGATTAAAAGACAGTCAAGCTAAAAGTAAAGTGGTTATTTTATTGACAGATGGTGTAAATAATGCCGGATTTATTGAGCCAGAAACGGCATCTGACATTGCTAAACAATACGGAATAAAAGTGTATACGGTAGGAATTGGCACTAATGGTATGGCAATGTTTCCGTATGCTATTGCGCCTAATGGAAAATTTTTGTTCCAAATGATGAAAGTGGAGATTGATGAGCAATTAATGAAAAATATTGCCAAGAAAACCGATGGAAAATATTTTAGAGCAACCAGTAATAATAAGTTAGCCGAGATTTATGCATCGATCAATAAACTAGAAACTACAGAAATAGAAGAACTTAAGTTTTATGATTATGATGAAAAATTCAGACCGTTTATATGGCTTGCTGGATTTTTAGTATTGCTGGAAGTAGGATTAAGAAATACGGTTTTTAGAAGCTTTGTATAA
- a CDS encoding DUF58 domain-containing protein, which yields MDTKDLLKKVRKIEIKTRRLSDHIFSGEYHTSFKGRGMTFSEVRQYQYGDDIRAIDWNVTARYNEAHVKVFEEERELTMMLMVDISGSESFGSKNQFKKDIVTEIAATMAFSATQNNDKIGLILFSDQIELYIPPKKGRSHVLRIIRELIEFEPKSKKTDLAQALKFLSGTQKKKAIVFVISDFMANGYEQTLKIAAKKHDVTGIRVYDIREEKMPDLGMVPMLDAETGAIELINTGSKTVRTSYEKHYHDKVNYFKETFSKSGSGVVNTRVDESYVTKLLSYFKSR from the coding sequence ATGGATACAAAAGATCTCTTAAAAAAAGTTCGAAAAATAGAAATTAAAACCAGAAGATTGAGCGATCACATCTTCTCGGGTGAATATCACACCTCATTTAAAGGACGCGGAATGACCTTTAGTGAGGTGCGACAGTACCAATATGGGGATGACATTCGAGCAATTGACTGGAATGTAACCGCAAGATATAATGAAGCACACGTAAAAGTTTTTGAGGAAGAACGAGAGCTGACCATGATGCTAATGGTAGATATCTCGGGATCAGAAAGTTTTGGTTCTAAAAATCAATTTAAGAAAGATATTGTTACAGAGATTGCGGCAACTATGGCTTTTTCAGCCACTCAAAACAATGATAAGATTGGTTTAATTTTGTTTTCTGACCAAATAGAATTGTATATTCCACCAAAAAAAGGAAGGTCGCATGTATTAAGAATCATTAGAGAATTGATAGAGTTTGAGCCAAAGAGCAAAAAAACAGATTTAGCGCAAGCCTTAAAGTTTTTATCAGGAACTCAAAAAAAGAAAGCAATAGTATTTGTTATTTCTGATTTTATGGCAAACGGTTATGAACAAACACTAAAAATTGCTGCCAAAAAACATGATGTTACTGGAATACGAGTATATGATATTCGGGAAGAAAAAATGCCAGATTTAGGAATGGTTCCTATGCTTGATGCCGAAACAGGTGCTATTGAGTTGATTAACACAGGGTCTAAAACAGTTCGTACTAGTTATGAAAAACACTACCATGATAAGGTAAATTATTTTAAGGAAACGTTTAGTAAATCAGGTTCAGGTGTGGTGAACACAAGAGTTGATGAAAGTTATGTGACTAAGTTGCTGAGTTACTTTAAATCGAGGTAA
- a CDS encoding MoxR family ATPase, with the protein MEENTGTLDIRAINEKIERESAFIDLLTMEMNKVIVGQKHMVERLLIGLLGQGHILLEGVPGLAKTLAINTLAQAVQGSFSRIQFTPDLLPADVVGTMIYNIKANEFSIKKGPIFANFVLADEINRAPAKVQSALLEAMQEKQVTIGDTTFKLDRPFLVLATQNPVEQEGTYQLPEAQVDRFMLKTVIDYPKMEDERLVIRQNLKGSYEKVNAVVSVEQILRAQEAVREVYMDEKIEKYILDIVFATRYPEKYKLADLKPLISFGASPRGSINLANAAKCYAFIKRRGYVIPEDVRAVVHDVLRHRIGITYEAEAENVTSVDIINKIVNEVEVP; encoded by the coding sequence ATGGAAGAAAATACGGGGACTTTAGACATAAGAGCTATCAATGAAAAAATAGAAAGAGAGAGTGCGTTCATAGATCTTTTGACTATGGAAATGAACAAAGTCATTGTGGGTCAAAAACACATGGTTGAGCGATTGTTGATTGGGCTTTTAGGGCAAGGTCATATTTTACTTGAAGGTGTACCTGGACTTGCAAAGACTCTTGCCATAAACACTTTGGCGCAAGCCGTTCAAGGATCTTTTAGCAGAATCCAGTTTACTCCAGATTTGCTTCCTGCGGATGTTGTGGGTACTATGATTTACAACATTAAGGCAAATGAATTTTCTATAAAAAAAGGTCCTATTTTTGCCAATTTTGTTTTGGCAGATGAGATCAACCGTGCTCCAGCCAAAGTACAATCGGCATTACTTGAGGCGATGCAGGAAAAGCAAGTAACCATTGGTGACACTACTTTTAAACTAGACAGACCTTTCTTAGTATTGGCAACACAAAATCCAGTAGAACAAGAAGGGACGTATCAATTGCCTGAGGCTCAAGTGGATCGTTTTATGTTGAAAACGGTTATCGATTACCCTAAGATGGAAGATGAACGCCTTGTAATTCGTCAAAACTTAAAAGGAAGCTATGAAAAAGTAAATGCTGTAGTATCTGTTGAACAAATTTTGCGTGCGCAAGAAGCCGTAAGAGAGGTGTACATGGATGAAAAAATTGAAAAATACATTTTGGATATTGTGTTTGCAACGCGTTATCCTGAAAAATATAAACTAGCTGATTTAAAACCTTTAATCAGTTTTGGAGCTTCTCCTCGTGGAAGTATCAATTTGGCGAATGCCGCAAAATGTTATGCTTTTATCAAGCGCCGTGGGTATGTTATTCCTGAAGATGTTCGTGCAGTTGTGCATGATGTGTTACGCCACCGTATAGGAATTACGTATGAGGCCGAAGCAGAAAACGTTACGTCTGTTGACATCATCAATAAAATTGTAAACGAAGTAGAAGTACCTTAA
- a CDS encoding aldo/keto reductase family oxidoreductase, which yields MSKTKISPIIAGVMNWGIWDKKLNTKEMENMINVCLENKISTFDHADIYGDYTTEFEFGKALAASKIDRERIQLISKCGIQMVTENRNNTVKNYQYSQEYIINSVDNSLKNLQTDYLDVLLLHRPSPLMQADEIAEAVLKLKTAGKINDFGLSNFTTSQTELIRTKTEVSFNQIQFSATHHEPMLDGSLDYMQIHGIRPMSWNPLGSVFREDIPQTRRLKKLLATLVSKYHLGSDSILLAWILKHPAQVIPIAGTVNVARIQSLQKAVELELEHEDWFAIWTESMGHKVP from the coding sequence ATGAGCAAAACAAAAATATCACCCATAATAGCAGGGGTCATGAATTGGGGAATTTGGGATAAAAAACTCAATACCAAAGAAATGGAAAATATGATCAATGTATGTCTTGAAAATAAAATAAGCACTTTTGACCATGCTGATATTTATGGAGATTACACCACCGAATTTGAATTTGGTAAAGCATTAGCTGCAAGTAAAATAGATAGAGAAAGAATACAACTAATCTCTAAATGTGGCATTCAAATGGTAACTGAAAACAGAAACAACACCGTTAAAAATTACCAATATTCACAAGAATACATCATAAACTCAGTTGATAATTCCTTGAAAAACTTGCAAACAGATTATCTAGATGTACTCTTATTGCACAGACCTAGCCCTTTAATGCAAGCAGATGAAATTGCTGAGGCGGTTTTAAAATTAAAAACGGCTGGGAAAATTAATGATTTCGGATTATCAAATTTTACCACCTCACAAACAGAACTCATCCGCACCAAGACCGAAGTTTCATTCAATCAAATTCAGTTTTCGGCTACGCATCATGAGCCCATGCTAGATGGCAGCCTTGACTATATGCAAATTCACGGCATTCGTCCTATGTCATGGAATCCACTCGGATCCGTTTTTAGAGAGGATATCCCACAAACGAGAAGACTAAAAAAATTACTAGCTACGCTGGTTTCAAAATACCATTTAGGATCTGATTCTATTTTATTGGCTTGGATTTTAAAACATCCAGCTCAAGTAATTCCTATTGCAGGAACTGTAAATGTGGCACGCATTCAATCACTACAAAAAGCAGTTGAATTAGAGCTAGAACATGAAGATTGGTTTGCTATCTGGACCGAAAGCATGGGTCATAAAGTACCTTAG
- a CDS encoding SDR family NAD(P)-dependent oxidoreductase, which produces MTKTALITGATSGIGKATAQLLAKNNYKIILCGRREDRLDDLKQELSKLTEVHTLNFDVRDKKAVFDSINSIPENFETIDILINNAGNAHGLDPIQNGNLDDWDAMIDINVKGLLYVSKAVIPGMIERKSGHIINIGSIAGKEVYPNGNVYCASKHAVDALNQAMRMDLNPYGIRVGGIHPGAVETEFSEVRFKGDTEKAANVYKGFEPLHAEDIADIIHFVVSRPYHVNIADLMVLPTAQAAATILKRD; this is translated from the coding sequence ATGACTAAAACTGCATTAATAACTGGAGCTACTAGCGGTATAGGAAAAGCAACCGCACAGCTTTTAGCAAAAAACAATTATAAAATTATCCTTTGCGGAAGACGAGAAGATCGACTAGATGATTTAAAACAAGAACTCTCAAAACTTACCGAAGTTCACACTTTAAACTTTGATGTACGTGACAAGAAGGCGGTTTTTGATAGTATTAACTCAATTCCAGAAAACTTTGAAACCATAGATATTTTGATTAATAATGCAGGAAACGCACATGGTCTTGACCCAATACAAAATGGAAATTTAGACGATTGGGACGCTATGATCGATATTAATGTCAAGGGACTTTTATATGTTTCAAAAGCTGTGATTCCTGGAATGATAGAACGAAAATCAGGTCATATCATTAACATAGGCTCTATAGCTGGGAAAGAAGTGTATCCAAATGGAAATGTATATTGTGCCTCAAAACACGCTGTTGATGCCCTCAACCAAGCTATGAGAATGGACTTAAATCCCTACGGCATACGAGTGGGTGGCATACATCCTGGCGCTGTAGAGACTGAGTTTAGCGAAGTACGATTTAAAGGCGATACAGAAAAAGCCGCAAATGTATATAAAGGATTTGAACCCCTACATGCCGAGGATATTGCCGATATTATTCATTTTGTGGTATCTAGACCCTATCACGTAAACATTGCCGACTTGATGGTGCTACCAACAGCCCAAGCAGCAGCTACTATTTTAAAAAGAGATTAA
- a CDS encoding four helix bundle protein, which yields MANYNSFEEMGIYQLAREQSNHVWHLIQNTTLGQDYKLRDQINGSSGSVMDNIAEGFGRGGNKEFITFLSYSRGSCCETKAQLQRTFDRKHINEEKFLELTLKSQIIIDQISKFMNFLKSSDRKGSKYD from the coding sequence ATGGCGAATTACAATTCTTTTGAGGAAATGGGAATTTATCAATTAGCCAGAGAACAAAGCAATCATGTTTGGCATTTGATTCAAAACACAACTCTTGGTCAAGATTATAAATTAAGGGATCAAATCAATGGTTCTTCTGGGTCAGTTATGGATAATATTGCTGAGGGTTTTGGTCGCGGAGGAAACAAAGAATTTATTACTTTTTTGAGTTATTCAAGAGGTTCATGTTGTGAAACAAAAGCACAATTACAGCGTACCTTCGACAGAAAACATATCAACGAAGAAAAGTTTTTGGAGTTAACTTTAAAATCTCAAATTATAATTGACCAAATTTCAAAATTCATGAATTTTTTAAAGAGTTCTGACAGAAAAGGATCAAAATATGACTAA